From the genome of Winogradskyella forsetii, one region includes:
- a CDS encoding GTPase — MKLLFIYNANSGKLNALFDAGHKLISPSTYKCSLCALTYDTFAENRAWKNFRADSHLKMEFYHKDEFEAVFPSVKLIYPTILKLENHQLTTVLTPEVIGEIPNVEALIERLKLSV, encoded by the coding sequence ATGAAATTACTTTTCATATATAATGCCAATTCAGGAAAGTTAAACGCCTTGTTTGATGCAGGACACAAACTCATAAGTCCTTCAACCTATAAGTGTAGCTTATGTGCCTTAACTTATGATACGTTTGCAGAAAATAGGGCCTGGAAAAACTTTAGAGCCGATAGCCATTTGAAAATGGAATTTTACCATAAGGACGAATTTGAAGCTGTATTTCCGAGTGTAAAACTCATATATCCAACGATTTTAAAACTTGAAAACCATCAGCTGACCACCGTTTTAACTCCTGAGGTTATAGGTGAAATCCCAAATGTTGAAGCTTTAATTGAACGTTTGAAACTGAGTGTTTGA
- the murI gene encoding glutamate racemase: MSNNPIGIFDSGIGGTSIFKEIHALMPNENCIYLADSKNAPYGNKPKEEILQLSIKNTEFLIGKGSKVIVVACNTATTNAIDYLRETYNVPFIGIEPAIKPAALSTQTKAVGILATKGTLSSQLFHKTADLYARGIKVIEQIGEGIVPLIETGKLDSDEMYALLETYLKPMLEQNIDYLVLGCTHYPYLIPMLTKMLPENVKIIDSGLAVARQTKSVLSTHNLLNSIVLEPAITLFTNGKVDILDAILDHKFETSFLEF; encoded by the coding sequence ATGAGTAATAATCCTATTGGCATATTCGATTCTGGAATTGGTGGTACGTCTATCTTCAAGGAAATTCATGCATTAATGCCAAATGAAAACTGCATCTACTTAGCAGATAGTAAAAACGCACCTTACGGTAATAAACCGAAGGAAGAGATTCTTCAATTAAGTATCAAGAACACAGAATTCCTTATTGGCAAAGGGAGTAAGGTTATTGTGGTGGCTTGCAATACAGCAACGACCAATGCTATTGATTACCTCAGGGAAACTTATAATGTGCCTTTCATTGGTATAGAGCCAGCCATAAAACCAGCAGCTTTAAGCACACAAACAAAAGCTGTAGGTATTCTGGCCACCAAAGGAACTTTAAGCAGTCAACTGTTTCATAAAACAGCAGATTTATATGCTCGTGGCATTAAAGTGATTGAACAAATTGGCGAAGGTATTGTGCCACTCATAGAAACTGGAAAATTGGATTCTGATGAAATGTACGCCTTGTTGGAAACCTATTTAAAACCAATGCTAGAGCAGAATATTGATTATTTGGTTCTAGGTTGTACGCATTATCCATATCTTATTCCTATGCTTACTAAAATGCTTCCTGAAAACGTGAAGATTATTGACTCTGGATTGGCAGTCGCAAGACAAACAAAATCGGTTTTATCAACGCATAATTTATTAAACAGTATTGTTTTAGAGCCAGCTATAACTTTATTCACCAATGGAAAAGTTGATATCTTGGACGCAATTTTAGATCATAAATTTGAAACCTCTTTTTTAGAGTTTTAG
- a CDS encoding OmpH family outer membrane protein, with protein MSKHLKTLLFTAVLFMGATSFSAAQSKIAHINKQELIKAMPAYTQAQGEIEKMGKTYEAEIQNSLKELDKKLKQYTAEEPTQTSEENQKRMVEVEGIKQSLGEYQQQAQKQLQEKEFNLLKPIVEKADNAIKAVAAAQGYQYVVDSAMLIVADGKDLMADVKKQLGM; from the coding sequence ATGAGTAAACATTTAAAAACGTTATTATTTACGGCAGTACTTTTTATGGGAGCAACTAGCTTTTCAGCTGCTCAGAGCAAAATTGCTCATATTAATAAGCAAGAATTGATTAAAGCTATGCCTGCTTACACACAAGCACAAGGTGAGATTGAAAAAATGGGTAAAACCTATGAAGCTGAAATTCAAAATTCGCTTAAGGAGTTGGATAAAAAATTGAAGCAATATACCGCAGAAGAACCAACACAAACGAGCGAAGAAAATCAAAAGCGTATGGTAGAAGTTGAAGGTATCAAGCAAAGCTTAGGAGAGTACCAACAACAGGCTCAGAAACAATTGCAAGAAAAAGAATTTAATCTTTTAAAGCCAATTGTTGAAAAAGCTGATAATGCAATCAAAGCTGTTGCTGCTGCTCAAGGATACCAGTATGTTGTAGATTCAGCAATGCTTATTGTAGCAGACGGTAAGGACCTTATGGCAGATGTAAAAAAACAATTGGGCATGTAA
- a CDS encoding OmpH family outer membrane protein: protein MMKFKVLFLIVIISLLSFSASAQRGVRIGYIDTEYILQNVPEYQQASSQLDKKVLDWKSEIETKLNAINLKKKELENESVLLTKELYDERLEDISFEEAEILDYQQKRFGPEGDLMIQKRQLIEPIQDQIFAAVQDIAETGKYDFVFDKSADVVMLYSAERYDLSERVLNTITRSSKRSQATSRKERKELEEEEVVPEVSSDKDARQQALEDRKAKREEQLAAKRAEREKAAEDRRKAQEELREAKRKEAEERRQRVIDARNNRDVSTEDADNTEKDSTAQARPTVPADSTKAKADVKKDSTSSEKPKTAAEISEAERLQKLKDREARQKALEDRKNKIIEQRKAARAERERQVKRNDSIAKAKKNEDNNN from the coding sequence ATGATGAAATTTAAAGTTCTTTTTTTAATAGTAATAATAAGTCTATTGAGCTTTAGTGCTAGCGCACAACGAGGCGTAAGAATAGGTTATATTGATACAGAGTATATTTTACAAAATGTACCAGAATATCAACAAGCCTCTTCTCAACTAGACAAAAAAGTTCTCGATTGGAAATCTGAAATTGAAACCAAATTAAATGCCATTAATCTAAAGAAAAAGGAACTCGAAAATGAAAGTGTTCTTTTAACGAAGGAATTATATGATGAACGTTTAGAAGATATTTCTTTTGAAGAGGCTGAAATTTTAGATTATCAACAAAAACGTTTTGGACCTGAGGGCGATTTGATGATTCAGAAACGTCAATTGATAGAACCTATACAAGATCAGATTTTTGCCGCAGTACAAGATATTGCTGAAACAGGAAAATATGATTTCGTGTTTGATAAATCTGCAGATGTAGTGATGCTTTATTCAGCAGAACGATATGATTTGAGTGAGCGTGTTTTAAACACAATTACTAGATCCTCTAAGAGATCACAAGCAACAAGTAGAAAAGAGCGCAAAGAGCTTGAAGAGGAAGAGGTAGTTCCAGAAGTAAGTTCAGATAAAGATGCACGCCAACAAGCGTTGGAAGACAGAAAGGCAAAACGTGAAGAACAATTAGCAGCTAAGCGTGCAGAGCGCGAAAAAGCAGCAGAAGATAGAAGGAAAGCACAGGAAGAATTAAGAGAAGCGAAAAGGAAAGAAGCAGAGGAACGTCGTCAACGTGTCATTGATGCAAGAAATAATAGAGACGTTTCTACTGAAGACGCAGATAATACTGAGAAAGATAGTACTGCGCAGGCGAGGCCAACTGTACCTGCAGATAGTACAAAAGCAAAAGCAGACGTCAAAAAGGATTCAACTAGTTCAGAAAAGCCTAAAACAGCGGCTGAAATTTCTGAAGCGGAACGTCTTCAGAAATTAAAAGATAGAGAAGCACGCCAAAAAGCACTAGAAGATAGAAAAAATAAAATTATAGAACAGCGTAAAGCAGCACGTGCAGAACGAGAAAGACAAGTAAAAAGAAACGATTCTATAGCGAAGGCTAAGAAAAACGAGGATAACAACAATTAA
- the bamA gene encoding outer membrane protein assembly factor BamA, producing MKRFIKLICVVFLFTNSFTSNAQVEGGETYLIKEIKVTGNTNFSEQTIIAYSKLRKNEEIQVGGEKIANAVKTLWKSNLFSSIDIYVTDIDGSTANLEINLSDLPELKDLTIEGVRKGKKDEIIDENKLKSGQKVTENLIATTKNYLTNKYKKKGFLNTKVNISTSQVIDSIEKERVNMRIEIDKGQKVKIKEINFEGNEKIADKKLRKAMKNTKRKSLSPLRLLKRSKYIEDDFRTDLVSVVDYYKENGYRDARIISDSITYLDEKNINLDIKVEEGEKYTFGKITFVGNTVYSDQYLSSLLGIKEGDTYNGVELRERIADESNPDANDITNAYQNFGYMFSTINPVEVSAEGNVIDMEIRISEGKPAYFNNVRVVGNDVTNDHVVYREIRTRPGQLYRKADIIRTIRELGQLGFFDAQQIAPNILNPNPVDGTLDIEYSVVEQGSSQIQLQGGYGGGGFIGTLGLSFNNFAIKDIFKADAYKPVPRGDGQSLALRLQASQFFQTYSFSFSEPWFGGKKPFQMSTSLSHSRQFLFNPQTRRADKSRRFNITGLTFGLSTRLSKPDDYFLLSQAISYQHYDLQNYNTGLFTFGDGTSNNLSYTIGLSRNNLYTDPIYPTGGSNFSISAKFSFPYSLVNGVDYEALADDRAEQTEIINEFQSNQSSNPAALAEYNTALDRRSEIDQERFKWLEFYKIKFKADWYQALTKKLVLRPSVEFGFLGAYNNARGVIPFERFFVGGDGLGNFSLDGREVVQLRGYPNQSLSSQDGGSIYNKFSLELRYPITLGAQAKIYALSFLEAGSSVNNFRDFDPFKLQRSAGFGLRIFMPAFGLLGIDFGHAFDESPFGTPVKNWETHFIIGQQF from the coding sequence TTGAAACGATTTATTAAACTTATTTGTGTTGTATTCCTATTTACAAATTCATTTACCAGTAATGCTCAGGTTGAAGGTGGAGAGACTTATTTAATTAAGGAAATTAAAGTTACAGGAAACACTAATTTTAGTGAGCAAACTATTATTGCTTATTCTAAACTTAGAAAAAATGAAGAGATTCAGGTAGGCGGAGAAAAAATTGCTAATGCGGTAAAAACATTATGGAAGTCCAATCTTTTTAGCAGTATAGACATCTACGTTACTGACATAGATGGTAGTACCGCAAATTTAGAGATAAACCTTAGCGACTTACCAGAACTTAAAGATCTTACCATAGAAGGTGTCAGGAAAGGGAAAAAGGATGAGATTATCGATGAGAACAAACTAAAATCTGGTCAAAAAGTTACAGAAAACCTAATAGCCACTACCAAAAATTACTTGACTAATAAGTACAAAAAGAAAGGGTTTTTAAACACTAAAGTAAATATTAGCACCTCACAAGTTATTGATTCTATTGAAAAGGAGCGTGTTAATATGCGTATTGAAATAGATAAGGGCCAAAAAGTTAAAATTAAGGAAATTAACTTTGAAGGCAATGAAAAAATAGCGGACAAAAAACTTCGTAAAGCTATGAAAAATACGAAGAGAAAAAGCTTAAGTCCTTTAAGGCTATTGAAGCGCTCAAAATATATTGAAGATGATTTTAGAACAGATTTAGTAAGTGTTGTTGACTATTACAAAGAAAATGGATATAGGGATGCGCGAATAATTTCAGACTCTATTACCTATTTAGATGAGAAAAACATCAATCTTGATATCAAAGTAGAAGAAGGCGAAAAGTACACCTTTGGGAAAATAACTTTTGTGGGTAATACCGTTTATTCCGATCAGTATTTATCTAGTCTTTTAGGTATAAAAGAAGGCGATACGTATAATGGCGTGGAGTTACGAGAACGAATTGCTGACGAGTCTAATCCGGATGCCAATGACATCACCAATGCTTACCAAAACTTTGGATATATGTTCTCAACCATAAACCCGGTTGAGGTGAGTGCAGAAGGAAACGTGATAGATATGGAAATCCGTATCTCTGAAGGAAAACCTGCTTATTTTAACAATGTTAGAGTAGTGGGTAATGACGTGACCAACGATCATGTGGTATACAGGGAAATAAGAACACGTCCAGGTCAGCTATACAGAAAAGCAGACATTATTAGAACCATCAGGGAACTCGGACAATTAGGGTTTTTTGATGCCCAGCAAATAGCGCCAAATATTTTAAATCCTAACCCAGTCGATGGTACCTTAGATATAGAGTATTCTGTGGTGGAACAAGGTTCTAGTCAAATACAATTACAAGGTGGTTACGGTGGAGGTGGTTTCATTGGTACCTTAGGTTTGTCTTTTAATAATTTTGCTATAAAAGATATCTTTAAGGCAGATGCATATAAGCCAGTACCAAGAGGTGATGGTCAAAGTTTGGCTTTGAGACTTCAAGCGAGTCAATTTTTTCAAACCTATAGTTTTTCATTTAGTGAGCCTTGGTTTGGTGGTAAAAAGCCATTTCAAATGTCAACGTCGCTTTCGCATTCCAGACAGTTTTTATTTAATCCTCAAACCCGTCGGGCAGATAAAAGCAGACGATTTAATATTACAGGTTTAACTTTCGGATTGTCAACACGTTTATCCAAACCGGATGATTACTTTTTACTTTCACAGGCCATAAGTTACCAACATTACGATCTTCAAAATTATAACACTGGTTTATTTACGTTTGGAGATGGGACTTCAAATAATTTATCGTACACCATTGGTTTAAGTAGAAATAACCTTTATACCGACCCTATTTATCCTACAGGTGGTTCTAATTTCTCAATTTCGGCTAAGTTTTCTTTCCCATATTCATTGGTAAATGGTGTTGATTATGAAGCCTTGGCAGATGATAGAGCTGAACAAACTGAGATTATTAATGAATTTCAATCTAACCAAAGCTCAAATCCAGCAGCACTTGCTGAATACAACACTGCTTTAGATAGACGGTCCGAAATTGACCAAGAACGCTTTAAATGGTTAGAGTTTTATAAAATTAAATTTAAGGCGGATTGGTATCAAGCCTTGACCAAAAAATTAGTATTGCGCCCAAGTGTGGAATTCGGATTCTTAGGTGCTTATAACAATGCTCGTGGTGTGATTCCTTTTGAGCGTTTCTTCGTTGGTGGTGACGGTTTAGGAAATTTTTCTTTGGATGGAAGAGAAGTGGTTCAATTACGTGGTTATCCTAATCAATCCTTGTCTTCGCAAGATGGAGGCTCTATTTATAACAAATTTTCTTTAGAATTACGTTACCCTATTACCTTAGGTGCACAAGCTAAAATTTATGCATTGTCTTTCTTAGAGGCAGGTAGTTCTGTAAATAATTTTAGGGATTTCGATCCATTTAAACTTCAACGATCTGCAGGTTTCGGATTAAGAATCTTTATGCCAGCCTTTGGACTGCTTGGTATTGACTTCGGTCACGCCTTCGATGAATCTCCTTTTGGAACACCGGTTAAAAATTGGGAAACTCACTTTATAATTGGACAACAGTTTTAA
- a CDS encoding isoprenyl transferase: protein MSLKEKINKHKLPNHIAIIMDGNGRWAKQQGLIRAIGHENGTKSVRETVEASAELGIKNLTLYAFSTENWNRPKLEVQTLMKLLVKSLKKEIKTLQDNGIKLSAIGCLNDLPKKAHQELLDVIDKTKDNTHMTLTLALSYGSREEIVNVIKELSVKVKNNIISAESIDESIINKHLYTQNLPDVDLLIRTSGEQRISNFLLWQIAYAELYFTDILWPDFKKENLYEALINYQNRERRFGKTSEQLT from the coding sequence ATGAGTTTAAAAGAAAAAATAAACAAACATAAGCTTCCCAACCATATCGCTATTATTATGGATGGTAATGGTCGTTGGGCAAAACAACAAGGATTGATAAGGGCTATTGGTCACGAGAACGGAACAAAATCCGTTAGGGAAACTGTGGAGGCTAGTGCGGAGTTAGGAATTAAGAACTTAACACTTTATGCGTTTTCAACAGAAAACTGGAACAGACCAAAATTAGAGGTGCAAACATTAATGAAACTCCTGGTGAAGTCCTTAAAAAAGGAAATCAAAACACTTCAAGACAATGGTATAAAACTCTCTGCAATTGGATGCTTAAATGATTTGCCAAAAAAAGCCCACCAAGAACTATTGGATGTTATAGATAAAACAAAAGATAATACACATATGACATTAACTTTAGCGTTAAGCTATGGTTCTCGGGAAGAAATTGTCAATGTTATTAAGGAATTATCGGTTAAAGTTAAAAATAATATAATTTCTGCTGAAAGTATTGATGAATCAATTATAAATAAGCATCTTTACACGCAAAATTTACCAGACGTTGACCTGCTTATTCGCACAAGTGGAGAACAACGAATTAGTAATTTTTTGCTATGGCAAATTGCCTATGCAGAATTATATTTTACAGATATTTTATGGCCAGATTTTAAGAAGGAAAATCTATATGAAGCACTCATAAATTATCAAAATAGAGAACGAAGATTTGGAAAAACAAGCGAACAACTTACCTAA
- the porG gene encoding type IX secretion system protein PorG, whose protein sequence is MRYFFLLLLSTFIINIAEAQIYEVGVFVGGSNFIGDVGATDYISPNQPAFGAIVKWNRSPRHSFRASLIFSDLKGIDGKSDDPRRKERGYQFDTSILEFSAGMEFTFLDFDLHSSGLKGTPYLYSGISLANHENYYFTPTGVYTSENTNSWAVGIPMAIGYKAKVAHHLVLGAEIGARYTFSDELDGSVPDNEARESLSFGNTNNTDWYMFTGITLTYTFGRRPCYCNF, encoded by the coding sequence ATGAGGTATTTTTTTCTGCTTTTATTAAGCACTTTTATTATTAATATTGCTGAGGCTCAAATCTATGAGGTAGGCGTTTTTGTTGGTGGAAGTAATTTTATTGGTGATGTGGGTGCAACTGATTATATATCGCCAAATCAACCTGCTTTTGGTGCTATTGTAAAATGGAATAGAAGTCCAAGGCACTCCTTTAGAGCATCTCTAATTTTTTCAGATTTAAAAGGGATCGACGGAAAATCAGACGATCCTAGAAGAAAAGAACGAGGTTATCAATTTGATACCAGTATATTGGAGTTTTCCGCAGGAATGGAATTCACGTTTTTGGATTTTGATTTACATTCAAGTGGTTTAAAAGGAACCCCATATTTATATTCTGGTATTTCGCTTGCTAACCATGAAAATTATTATTTTACACCAACTGGTGTTTACACATCGGAAAATACCAATAGTTGGGCTGTGGGAATTCCTATGGCAATTGGTTATAAGGCGAAAGTAGCACATCACCTTGTTTTGGGCGCAGAAATTGGTGCGCGGTATACGTTTTCTGACGAGTTGGATGGTAGTGTGCCGGATAATGAAGCAAGAGAATCGTTGAGTTTTGGTAATACTAATAATACAGATTGGTATATGTTTACAGGAATTACGTTAACTTACACATTTGGTAGAAGACCTTGTTATTGCAATTTTTAA
- a CDS encoding NAD kinase yields the protein MKVAIYGQNYVKETTQEAVGKLLDFLLLKNAHVFFESEFIKTQNIEIQDNSVVQTFEKLDVSFDLLISVGGDGTILRAVTYVRELGIPIVGINTGRLGFLATIQIDDIQTALSEIFKGDYKISERSLLSVTTNPEHKDVVATNFALNEIALSRKNTTSMITVETHLNGEYLTSYWADGLILSTPTGSTGYSLSCGGPVIAPDANNFVLTPIAPHNLSARPLVIPDNTVVTLKVAGREDQFLMSLDSRIVTLTNITTVTVKKADFAIKMVELLDETFLATLRKKLLWGEDRRN from the coding sequence ATGAAAGTAGCCATATACGGTCAGAATTACGTTAAAGAAACCACACAAGAGGCAGTTGGGAAACTTCTGGATTTTTTGCTATTAAAAAATGCACATGTTTTTTTTGAAAGCGAATTTATAAAAACTCAAAATATAGAAATTCAAGATAATTCTGTAGTTCAGACCTTTGAAAAACTGGATGTTAGTTTTGATTTACTAATAAGTGTTGGAGGTGATGGTACTATTTTAAGAGCTGTCACTTACGTTAGAGAGTTGGGTATTCCAATAGTTGGGATCAATACAGGTCGCTTGGGTTTTTTAGCTACCATACAAATTGATGATATTCAAACGGCATTGTCTGAAATATTTAAAGGCGACTATAAGATTTCAGAACGCTCCTTGCTCAGTGTCACCACCAATCCTGAACATAAGGATGTGGTCGCTACCAATTTCGCGCTCAATGAAATCGCGTTAAGCAGAAAGAATACCACCTCCATGATTACCGTTGAAACCCATCTCAACGGCGAATATTTAACCTCATATTGGGCAGATGGACTCATTTTATCTACACCTACAGGTTCTACGGGCTATTCCTTAAGTTGTGGTGGGCCAGTGATAGCACCAGATGCCAATAATTTTGTTTTGACTCCAATTGCACCTCATAATTTAAGTGCTCGCCCATTGGTTATTCCAGATAATACAGTAGTAACCTTAAAGGTTGCGGGTAGGGAAGACCAGTTTTTAATGTCTTTAGACTCTAGGATTGTAACATTAACCAACATCACTACTGTAACTGTTAAAAAAGCAGATTTTGCGATTAAAATGGTAGAACTGTTAGATGAAACTTTTCTGGCTACTCTTCGAAAAAAGTTACTTTGGGGCGAAGATAGACGCAACTAA
- a CDS encoding CBS domain-containing protein — protein sequence MELQDFVINDIKPLNITDKVGDLKMLFNQLTYSHIPIMKDGIYMGCISETDAHCFEGADTISDCNYAIEGFFVRPATIWLDVLEAFAQNDSNIMPILSPANKYLGYYELNDIIHLFNETPFFSEPGGILIVEKGLHDYSFSEISQIVESNDAKLLGAFISKMDGDLAKITLKIGNGSLNEIIQTFRRYSYNIVSGHEDDSYIESLKERSQYLDKYLNM from the coding sequence ATGGAGCTTCAAGATTTTGTGATAAATGATATAAAACCGTTGAATATAACTGATAAGGTGGGCGATTTGAAAATGCTATTTAATCAGTTGACCTATTCCCATATTCCTATTATGAAAGATGGTATTTACATGGGGTGTATTTCTGAGACGGATGCCCATTGTTTTGAAGGCGCAGATACCATAAGTGATTGCAACTACGCTATTGAAGGCTTTTTTGTTAGACCCGCAACTATTTGGTTGGATGTACTGGAGGCATTTGCCCAAAACGATTCTAATATTATGCCCATTCTAAGCCCAGCCAATAAATATTTGGGCTATTACGAACTCAATGATATTATTCATTTGTTTAATGAAACACCTTTCTTTTCGGAACCTGGAGGTATTTTAATTGTTGAAAAAGGGCTTCATGACTACTCGTTTAGTGAAATCAGCCAGATTGTGGAATCTAATGATGCCAAATTATTGGGTGCATTCATTTCCAAAATGGATGGTGATTTGGCAAAAATTACCTTAAAAATAGGTAATGGAAGTCTTAACGAAATTATTCAAACTTTTAGACGATACAGTTATAATATTGTTTCTGGGCATGAAGACGACTCTTATATCGAAAGCCTGAAGGAACGTTCTCAATATCTAGACAAATATTTAAATATGTAA
- a CDS encoding pyridoxine 5'-phosphate synthase, which produces MTKLSVNINKIATLRNSRGGDVPNVVQFAKDVQRFGAEGVTIHPRPDERHIRYQDAYDLKPEVYTEYNIEGNPIPKFVDMVLEIKPTQVTLVPDSIDAITSNAGWDTLKHKDFLVEVIKEFKSNGIRTSIFVDPDLHQIEGAKATGTDRIELYTEAFAHQYSLGNNKAIDPYMECAGLANSMQLGINAGHDLSLNNIEFFKENITGLLEVSIGHALIAESLYMGVEKVIGMYLEKLK; this is translated from the coding sequence ATGACCAAATTAAGTGTTAACATAAATAAGATTGCCACGTTGAGAAATAGTCGTGGAGGTGATGTCCCTAATGTGGTACAGTTTGCCAAAGACGTGCAACGTTTTGGAGCAGAAGGCGTTACCATTCACCCAAGACCAGATGAAAGACATATTCGCTATCAAGATGCCTATGACTTAAAACCTGAAGTTTACACAGAATATAACATAGAAGGCAATCCTATTCCTAAGTTTGTGGATATGGTTTTAGAGATTAAGCCAACCCAAGTAACGTTAGTGCCAGACTCCATTGATGCGATTACCTCTAATGCTGGTTGGGATACTTTGAAACACAAGGATTTTTTGGTTGAAGTGATAAAAGAATTTAAAAGCAACGGTATTAGAACATCCATATTTGTTGATCCGGATTTACATCAAATCGAAGGGGCAAAAGCCACAGGAACTGACAGAATTGAACTCTACACCGAAGCCTTTGCTCATCAATATAGCTTAGGTAACAATAAGGCCATTGATCCCTATATGGAATGTGCTGGATTGGCAAATTCCATGCAATTGGGCATCAATGCTGGTCATGATTTATCATTGAATAATATTGAATTCTTTAAAGAAAACATTACAGGCTTATTGGAGGTTTCTATAGGCCATGCGTTGATTGCTGAAAGTTTGTATATGGGCGTTGAAAAGGTTATAGGAATGTACTTGGAAAAGCTTAAATAA
- a CDS encoding alpha/beta fold hydrolase, giving the protein MTLHSNIIGKGKPFIILHGFLGMGDNWKTLAKQFSESNFEIHLVDQRNHGRSFHSDDFDYEVMAEDLKVYCADHNLKDIILLGHSMGGKTAMLLATTYPELVNKLIIADISPRYYPIHHDAILEGLSSLDFSELKTRGEADEALSNYVHETGTRLFLLKNLYWVKKGQLGLRMNLEVLKDNVSEVGEALPIHAIFEKDTLFLRGDRSEYIGEADEAIIHRHFTNSEIITISNAGHWLHAENPEDFYDAVMSFVN; this is encoded by the coding sequence ATGACACTACACTCAAACATCATAGGAAAAGGAAAGCCATTCATCATCCTACACGGATTTTTAGGTATGGGAGACAATTGGAAAACCTTAGCCAAGCAATTTTCTGAATCTAATTTTGAAATACATCTTGTTGACCAACGGAATCATGGTCGCAGTTTTCATTCGGATGATTTCGATTATGAAGTAATGGCAGAAGATTTAAAAGTGTATTGCGCTGACCATAATTTAAAGGATATTATATTGTTAGGCCATTCCATGGGAGGAAAAACTGCCATGCTTTTGGCTACAACATATCCCGAATTGGTAAACAAACTTATTATTGCGGATATTTCGCCACGTTACTACCCAATACACCATGATGCTATTCTGGAAGGTTTAAGCAGTTTGGATTTTTCAGAATTAAAAACCAGAGGAGAAGCAGACGAAGCGTTAAGCAACTATGTTCATGAAACAGGCACACGACTATTTCTACTCAAAAATTTATATTGGGTAAAAAAAGGACAACTAGGTTTACGTATGAATTTGGAAGTTTTAAAAGACAATGTTTCAGAAGTTGGCGAAGCGCTTCCTATTCATGCTATTTTTGAAAAAGATACTTTGTTTTTACGAGGCGACCGTTCCGAATACATAGGAGAAGCTGATGAAGCTATTATTCATCGCCATTTCACAAATTCCGAAATTATAACGATCTCTAATGCCGGACATTGGTTACATGCGGAGAATCCTGAGGATTTTTATGATGCTGTAATGAGTTTTGTTAACTAA